The DNA region GGGGGAATCGCCCGTGCTGTCCGTGAAGCTGCAGGAGATGTTCGGACTGGCCGACACGCCCCGCGTGGCCTTCGGGAAGATTCCCGTGACGCTTCATCTCCTCTCGCCCGCGCGGCGGCCGATTCAAGTCACGCAGGATCTCCGCGGATTCTGGGAGCGGACGTACGCCGAGGTGAAGAAGGAATTGAAAGGCCGCTATCCCAAGCATCCCTGGCCCGATGACCCGTGGAACGCGCCGCCCACCGCCCGCGCCAAGCCGCGTTCAAGGTGATCACATCCGTCGCGGAAAGGGACGGGCCGATTCCCTTTCCCGGGCCTCCCCGCTTTAAAGGCCCGACTTACCGAGGCCGACATCCCTGGAATCCGCTTTTTTTTGCATTTACCCGCAGGCTCGTGCTATACAAAGGGGGTTCGAAGGAGGGCGCCGACATGGGCAGAGTCTACCGGATCCTGGATTCCGGCCATATTCTCGAGGTGTGGGCCGGAAGGATTACGCAGGAGGATCTCCTGGAGGGCGAACGCCGGGAATTGGAGGATCCGAATCTTCCGTCCGCCCCCCGGGTCCTGGTCGATATCACCCGCGCCTCTTTCGATCCTTCGATCCAGGAAAGGGAGCTCGGACAGCTCGTCGATATTTATCTTCATTTCCGCAACAAAATCGCCGGGGCCCGGGTGGCGATTGTGGCGGGAAAAGAATTCGAGAAAGCCAGTCTGTACGGGCGCTTGGCCGGGCGGGAGAAGATTAATGTGATCGTGTTCATCACGATCAATACCGCCTGTGTATGGCTTGGCGTAAACGAACTGGAGGTTCGGGAATGGGTTAAGCGCACCCAGGCCGAACTCTTGGAATCCCCGCCGCCCGGCGGGTAGAAAGAAAGGACGGGAGGTGATTTCATGAAATTCTGGGACCGCGTTAAAAAGGATCTTCAGTCGGCCGTGAAGGAAAGCACGGAACTCTTCAAGGAAGGCACCTCCGTGCTGTCGACCGAGGCCCGCCGGATGGCCCAAAAGGGCGCGGCGACGATGACGGCCGAAGCGCAAAAGATGATGAAGGAAGGGGTTGCGACGGCCAAAAAAGGGGCCGCCTCCGTGACGGCCGAGGCGCAGCGGATGACCAAGGTGGCCAAGCTCCGGGTTCGGCTCATCGGTCTGAACCAGAAAGCCCAGGACAAATTTACCGAGATCGGAGGGCAGGTCTATGACTCGGCCGTGAAAAACCCGAAGGATCTCCGGCTGAATGAGAAGGCGCGGAAACTCGTTCTGGAGGCCAAACAGATCGAGGGACAGATCAAGAAACTGAAATCCGAACTTGGCCGGGTTTCAAAAAGATAGAGCCGGGGTCCGGAGGGGATCCCGGAATGCCATCCTGAACAGATCGGCGTCATTAAAACCAACCCGCGCCGCGGCCCGGCGCATTGGGAAGAGGAGGAACGAGGATGATTAAGAAACGTTTGGGTGTCGGGGTTTTTGTATTAATATTTTTCGTGGGGGGATTGACCGCGGCCGCACCGGTCAAGGAAATCGAGGTCACCTGTCCCCTGGACGGAACGAAGTTCAAAACCCCCGCCAATATGGCCGGCCCCCGTATGGGCGCCCAACTGGATTTGAAACCCCTCGGATATATGGATGTTCCGCCTCGGATTCCCGTATGTCCGAGCAATCACTTTGTGGTTTATAAAAAGGATTTTACCGATGATGAAAAAGTGCGCTTGAAGAAATTCGTCCTCTCCCCGGAGTATCAAGAAATGGCCAAGGACAACCCGTCCTATTTTTTGCTGGCAAAAATCTTGGAGTACATGGGTGACACGGACTTTATCGTCGCCAACGCGTATCTACAAGCCTCGTGGCAGGTGGACGACCGTCCCGACAAAGAAAAGCAATACATCGATTTAACCCTCCAGCACCTAAAGAAGTTTCTTTCCACAAGCAAGACGAAAGAGGGCCCGGAATGGGTGACAGCCCAAATGCTCGCCGGTGAAGCGGAGCGCCGACTCGGACGCTTCGATGAGGCCAAGGCGCGATTCCTTGAAATGAGCAAAATGCCGGTATTTCAGTTAAGCTTTAACGCCAAAATCGTCGCCTATCAACTCGATCTCATCTCCAAGAAGGACAGCCAACCTCATGACATTCCGTAACCCATGATCGTCGCCGAGTCCGGACCCCTGGTCCGCGCCTCCGCGCGACGGAGCCTGCGTTTCCTCCTGATCGCCGGAATGGTTCTCGCGCTTCAGGCCCGTCCCGGTACGGATGCGGCCGCCTCCCCTTCCGGGGGCGACCCCGCGGCCTCCGGCCTGAAAAAGATCAACCATGTCGTCGTGATTTACCAGGAGAACTGGAGCTTCGACGGGCTGTACGGAAAGTTCCCCGGCGCGGACGGCATCGCCCGCGCGGGCGACGCGGCGAAGCAGGTGATGAAAAACGGCCGGCCTTATCGAACGCTGCCGCCGCCGATCGACACGAACCGGAATCCTCCGGCCCCCGACCCCCGCTTCCCAAAGGATCTTCCGGTGGCGCCGTTCGACGCGGGCCTGTTCGTCCGGCCCGACGAGAAGACCGGCGACCTGGTCCACCGCTTCTATCAGGAACAGTACCAGATCAACGGCGGACGGATGAACAAGTTCGTCGCCTGGAGCAATGCGGGGGGGCTCGTCATGAGCGTTTACGATCTCAGCGACGGCCCGGAAGGCCAGCTGGCCAAGCGGTTCACAATCGCGGACCGGTTCTTTCATGCCGCGTTCGGCGGGTCTTTCCTGAACCACATCTGGCTGGTCTGCGCCTGCACCCCCCGATGGCCCGATGCCCCGGCCGCCGAGATCGTTCAATTGGACGAACACGGCGTTCTCAAAAAGGACGGCGCCGTTACGCCCGACGGATACGCCGTCAATACCGTCTTTCCGCTCAACCGCCCCCATCCCGCCGGCCTTGCCGATCCGAAGAAGCTGTTGCCGCGCCAGACGATGCCGACCATCGGGGATCGCTTGAGCGAGAAGGGAATTTCCTGGACCTGGTATTCCGGCGGCTGGAACGACGCGATGGCCGGGAAACCCGATAAATTATTCCAGTACCATCATCAGCCGTTCAATTATTTCGCGGCCTACGCGGACGGCACGCCGGCCAAGGCCGAACATCTGCGCGACGTCTCGGACTTCCTCGCCGCCTTGAAGAACGGGACCTTGCCCGCGGTATCGTTCGTCAAGCCACTCGGCCCGGAGAACGAGCACCCCGGCTACGCCGACCTTCTGCAGGGCCAGGCCTACGTGAAGCACCTTGTGGATTCCATCCGGGGCAGCCCCTACTGGAAGGAGACCGCCGTCGTCATCACGTACGATGAAAACGGCGGGCGCTGGGATCACGTCGCGCCGCCCGTCGTCGATCGGTGGGGCCCCGGAACGCGCGTCCCGGCGATCATCGTCTCCCCGTACGCCAGGCGGGGCTTCGTGGATCACACGCCCTACGACACGACCTCGATCTTGAAGTTCATCGAATCCCGCTGGGACCTCAAGCCGCTCGGCCCGCGCGATGCGGAAGCCAACGACCTGCTCAACGCGTTCGACTTCTCCCTAAAACCGTAAACCAAAACCATTCGACGGGTGGCCACGGGCGGGGCGCCCCATCCGCCCGCAACGGAAAGGCCAAGGAATCTTCGTGTGGTTCCCCTGCAGCCCTTTGAAAAACGCTGAGTGAGGACGGATGGGGCTGCCGAAGGACAGGACCCGTCGAATCAACAGGATAAAATAGGAAGTCTACCCAGCGAGCAAAGCTCGCGTGAGGGGGGCTCAGGCGAAGGGGTTTTCCCGGAAGCGTTTTTGAATTTCTTCGACCCGGCCGGCGTTCTTGATCAGCGCGTCCACGCAGTCCCTGTCGAGCTGCCTCCCCGCGAGCTGGCGCAGCATCGCGAAGGCCTCCTCGTTGGTCCAGGCCGTTTTGTAAGGGCGGCGGCTGGTGAGGGCGTCGAAGATGTCCGACACGGCGATGATCTTGGACTCGATCGGGATCGCATCGCCCTTCATCCCGTGCGGGTAACCCCGTCCGTCGATCGTCTCATGGTGGTATTCGGCGATGTTTCGCATCACGTCGATATGCTGAAAGGAATCAAGCCCGAAGTCCTTCAACATGGCGTCGATCATTTGCCGGCCCTTCTGGGTATGCGTCTTCATCGTTTCAAATTCATCCTCGGTCAGTCGGGCCGGTTTCCGGAGGATGGCGTCCGGCACGCCGATTTTGCCGATGTCGTGCAGCGGGGCGAACAAGAAAATGTGCTCGATGAATTCATCGTCGAAACCGTAGCGCTCGGCGAGTTCCTTGGCGATCAGCCGGGCGTAATGGGACATCCGGTCGAGGTGGGCCCCCGTTTCCATGTCCCGGTGGGCGCTGATGTCACGCGCGGCCTTGACGGTCGCCAGCATGGTCCGAATCGTCATGAGGTCGTTGATGATCGTTAGGGAAACGAGATGGCCGAAAACGTCCAGGTAATGGAGCACCTCGGGATCGAGGGTGTTTTTCTCGCGGGCGTTGAAGAAGACAAAACCGAAGAAGGTGCCGTTGATGTACATCGGCATTGTGTAGCTGGAGACGTACCCCTCGGCCGCGATCCGCTGGGTGTGCATCCGTTCCGAGGGGCCGAAGACCGTCAGGTCGTTGATCACGCGCGGCATCCCGGTTTCCAGGATCTCCAGGAGGGAACGCGACTCGCCCATTTTGGCCTCGTAACGGACCAGCGGGGCTTGCGGACCGCTGCTGTGGCTGAAGGTTTTCAACAGATCGGTCTTGGCATCGTAAACGGCCACGGCGATGCGGTCGATCATCGGGAACCTGGACTTCAAAACCCGATGAATCGACTCCAGCTTCTCCGAGAGCGTGATGTTTTTATTGAGTTCCTTTAAGACGTCCTGATGGAAATCCATGGAATGCTCGACCGCCAACTTTTATCATAACGGCCATCCTCCAAGCTGTCAACGATCCGGCCGAGGTCAACGGCCGCGGAAGACGGATCGGAGCCGGTTTTGCGCAAAAAAAAGGGCCCGGGGAAGATTTTCCACCGGGCCCTTTGGGTCATCGGCCGTTTAAAGACCTAATACCCTCCGTTCGATTTCTCCATCGGCTTCTCCATCTTTTTCATTTTCTGCAGATGGGCCTTCAGGATCGGAGAGTCGGCGATGGCTTTGTTGTCGGGGGCCAGCTTGAGCGCCTCATCGAACTCCGCCGTCGCCTCTTTGTGCATGCCGAGTTTGTCCAAGGCGAGTGCGTGGTTGTAGTGGGCCTCGGCCGATTTTTCGTCGGCCTTGACCGCCTCGCCGAAATGCATCTCGGCGTCCTTCCACACGCCCATGTTGTAATGCTTGATTCCTTCCGAATTATGCCCGGCAGCCGGTGAAGAGGCGGGAACCTCTAGGGCCGGCTCCGCTTTCTTCTCGGCGGCCTGAATTCCCCGGAACGGAACGAACAGGAATGCCGCCATCAGGAACACGGCCATGCCATAATATGCGAACGTACGCATCGGAATCCTCCTTTCGGTTGTGCCAATGAACGGCCCCTCCGGTCGCCCGGAGGTTCTCTCAATGAATAGGAAAGCCCAAGCGGCCATGCGATGTCAAGGAAAATGTAGCCGGGGTCTCGCGCGACTTCAGGTTCCCGCGGAGGTTCTGGCCTTGGCCCGGTCCGTGGCAAGGAACATGTACATCGCGGGAACCACGAAGAGCGTGAAGAGAGTACCGATCGCGATGCCGGTCGCGATCACGAGGCCCATGTTGAAGCGACCCACGGCGCCGGCGCCGGATGCGGTGATCAACGGCAGCACCCCGAGGACCATGGCCGCGGTC from Nitrospiria bacterium includes:
- a CDS encoding ATP-dependent helicase C-terminal domain-containing protein, with product DLAGLDLLAILRTRLDGKQQRRLEEGAPTHLTVPSGSRLRLEYRPGESPVLSVKLQEMFGLADTPRVAFGKIPVTLHLLSPARRPIQVTQDLRGFWERTYAEVKKELKGRYPKHPWPDDPWNAPPTARAKPRSR
- a CDS encoding alkaline phosphatase family protein, with translation MIVAESGPLVRASARRSLRFLLIAGMVLALQARPGTDAAASPSGGDPAASGLKKINHVVVIYQENWSFDGLYGKFPGADGIARAGDAAKQVMKNGRPYRTLPPPIDTNRNPPAPDPRFPKDLPVAPFDAGLFVRPDEKTGDLVHRFYQEQYQINGGRMNKFVAWSNAGGLVMSVYDLSDGPEGQLAKRFTIADRFFHAAFGGSFLNHIWLVCACTPRWPDAPAAEIVQLDEHGVLKKDGAVTPDGYAVNTVFPLNRPHPAGLADPKKLLPRQTMPTIGDRLSEKGISWTWYSGGWNDAMAGKPDKLFQYHHQPFNYFAAYADGTPAKAEHLRDVSDFLAALKNGTLPAVSFVKPLGPENEHPGYADLLQGQAYVKHLVDSIRGSPYWKETAVVITYDENGGRWDHVAPPVVDRWGPGTRVPAIIVSPYARRGFVDHTPYDTTSILKFIESRWDLKPLGPRDAEANDLLNAFDFSLKP
- a CDS encoding HD domain-containing phosphohydrolase, encoding MDFHQDVLKELNKNITLSEKLESIHRVLKSRFPMIDRIAVAVYDAKTDLLKTFSHSSGPQAPLVRYEAKMGESRSLLEILETGMPRVINDLTVFGPSERMHTQRIAAEGYVSSYTMPMYINGTFFGFVFFNAREKNTLDPEVLHYLDVFGHLVSLTIINDLMTIRTMLATVKAARDISAHRDMETGAHLDRMSHYARLIAKELAERYGFDDEFIEHIFLFAPLHDIGKIGVPDAILRKPARLTEDEFETMKTHTQKGRQMIDAMLKDFGLDSFQHIDVMRNIAEYHHETIDGRGYPHGMKGDAIPIESKIIAVSDIFDALTSRRPYKTAWTNEEAFAMLRQLAGRQLDRDCVDALIKNAGRVEEIQKRFRENPFA
- a CDS encoding tetratricopeptide repeat protein, with the translated sequence MRTFAYYGMAVFLMAAFLFVPFRGIQAAEKKAEPALEVPASSPAAGHNSEGIKHYNMGVWKDAEMHFGEAVKADEKSAEAHYNHALALDKLGMHKEATAEFDEALKLAPDNKAIADSPILKAHLQKMKKMEKPMEKSNGGY